A section of the Oreochromis niloticus isolate F11D_XX linkage group LG9, O_niloticus_UMD_NMBU, whole genome shotgun sequence genome encodes:
- the pomp gene encoding proteasome maturation protein, which translates to MCRHQNETLPDTAVYRKERGTNEVKMNSRGLRSQLKDSVPVAGFSPQGAYGVQDSLRSGFTSVKNELLPSHPLELSEKNFQLNQDKMNFSTLRNIQGLHAPLKLQMEYRAARQIQRLPFLQSSNLALDTLRNSDESIGFEDVLNDPAQSEVMGEPHMMVEYKLGLL; encoded by the exons ATGTGTCGTCATCAAAACGAGACGCTACCGGATACAGCAGTGTATCGAAAGGAAAGGGGAACAAACGAAGTGAAAATG AATTCCAGAGGACTTCGCTCTCAGCTTAAGGACAGTGTACCTGTGGCTGGGTTCTCTCCACAGGGAGCTTACGGAGTGCAGGACTCCCTCCGTAGTGG ATTTACCAGTGTTAAGAATGAACTGCTTCCAAGCCACCCGCTGGAGCTGTCAGAAAAAAAT TTCCAGTTGAACCAGGATAAGATGAATTTCTCAACACTCAGAAACATCCAGGGTCTTCACGCTCCTCTCAAACTGCAAATGGAGTACAGGGCGGCCCGACAG ATCCAGCGTCTCCCATTCCTACAGAGCTCAAATTTGGCTCTCGATACGCTGCGAAACAGCGATGAGTCCATTGGATTTGAAGACGTCCTCAACG ATCCAGCCCAGAGTGAAGTGATGGGTGAGCCACACATGATGGTGGAGTACAAATTGGGATTGTTGTGA